The following coding sequences lie in one Actinomycetota bacterium genomic window:
- a CDS encoding MBL fold metallo-hydrolase translates to MTSAALAQITVTGVVQKEAWLRREMPPVELVRPGLWSIPVIFPNNPLRYVNVYVIEVPKGVVLVDAGWPVDEAWANLNDGLTGIGYDITDVQGVLVTHNHADHLGLAGRIRDASGAWVAMHRLDAQDISEQVDPAKMQMRGEGWLIKAGVEVPDMPSLIIDAGQFVDFGRPPQADRLIEDGERPLPGAPAIRALWTPGHSPGHLCFIDDERNLLMSGDHLLPRISPHISVHPGEMGDPLGTYLNTLNSLRGLNELEVLPAHEYRFSGVDARVQQMNEHHESRLTEVLEAIAEKPGSTTFEISSHLTWSHGWENTQGMLRRAAMGETLAHIVHLVSRGLIFNDQIDGRLYEGQMVRTDAWFATAS, encoded by the coding sequence GTGACCTCAGCTGCACTTGCACAGATCACTGTCACCGGTGTCGTGCAGAAAGAGGCTTGGCTACGACGCGAGATGCCGCCAGTTGAACTCGTGCGTCCCGGGCTGTGGTCGATCCCCGTCATCTTCCCGAACAACCCTTTGCGCTACGTCAATGTGTACGTCATTGAGGTGCCCAAGGGCGTCGTGCTCGTCGACGCGGGTTGGCCAGTCGACGAGGCCTGGGCAAACCTGAATGACGGACTCACGGGCATCGGCTACGACATCACTGATGTCCAAGGCGTCCTCGTCACGCATAACCATGCTGATCACCTTGGGTTAGCCGGTCGCATCCGGGACGCCTCGGGTGCTTGGGTCGCCATGCACCGACTGGATGCTCAGGACATCAGCGAACAGGTCGATCCGGCCAAGATGCAGATGCGCGGCGAGGGCTGGCTGATCAAGGCTGGGGTCGAGGTCCCCGATATGCCGTCACTCATTATTGATGCTGGCCAGTTCGTCGACTTCGGCCGGCCGCCGCAGGCAGATCGACTCATCGAGGATGGTGAACGGCCATTGCCGGGCGCTCCGGCCATCCGCGCTCTGTGGACTCCAGGTCACTCACCGGGCCACCTGTGCTTCATCGATGATGAGCGCAATCTCCTGATGAGCGGTGACCACTTGCTCCCGCGCATCTCGCCCCATATCTCCGTGCATCCAGGAGAGATGGGTGACCCGCTAGGCACCTATCTGAACACCTTGAACTCATTGCGAGGGCTGAACGAGTTGGAGGTGCTCCCAGCTCATGAATATCGCTTCTCTGGAGTTGATGCCCGAGTCCAGCAGATGAATGAGCATCATGAATCCCGCTTGACCGAGGTGCTCGAAGCTATTGCCGAGAAGCCTGGGAGCACGACCTTCGAGATCTCCTCGCACCTGACTTGGTCGCATGGCTGGGAGAACACCCAGGGAATGCTGCGACGCGCAGCAATGGGCGAGACCCTTGCGCACATCGTGCATCTGGTCAGTCGCGGCCTGATCTTCAATGACCAGATCGATGGTCGCCTTTATGAGGGGCAGATGGTCCGCACGGATGCCTGGTTCGCCACCGCCAGCTAG
- a CDS encoding DoxX family protein has translation MTSTYFNSNAIDLAMLIIRLAIGPMIIAHGYNKIFGAGGLTGTANWFEGLGLKPGWVHARVAAFTEISVGIAITIGLLTSFAAAGIIGLMVVAMFTDHRGKGYFVFKGGMEYVLFVAMTAAALASAGPGKWSIDHALGLGWFGVRWAVGAVVLGVGAALLMLAASYRPVKK, from the coding sequence ATGACCAGCACGTACTTCAATTCGAACGCGATTGACCTCGCGATGCTCATCATCCGCTTGGCAATTGGTCCCATGATCATCGCCCACGGGTACAACAAGATTTTTGGTGCGGGCGGCTTGACCGGCACGGCAAACTGGTTTGAGGGCTTGGGTCTGAAGCCAGGCTGGGTGCATGCGCGGGTCGCGGCGTTCACCGAGATCTCTGTTGGTATCGCCATCACCATTGGCTTGCTCACCAGCTTCGCTGCCGCAGGAATCATCGGCCTGATGGTCGTTGCCATGTTCACTGACCACCGCGGTAAGGGCTACTTCGTATTCAAGGGCGGCATGGAGTACGTGCTCTTCGTCGCGATGACAGCAGCAGCCCTGGCTTCGGCCGGACCAGGCAAATGGTCAATTGACCACGCGCTTGGTCTGGGCTGGTTCGGCGTGCGCTGGGCCGTGGGTGCCGTCGTGCTCGGTGTTGGCGCCGCGCTGCTCATGCTCGCAGCTTCGTACCGACCGGTGAAGAAGTAG
- a CDS encoding GntR family transcriptional regulator → MTTPAPPLSPAEPVHVPKTAEVVAQAIRNQIVRGEIAEGAALPSEAELMVHFGVSRPSLREAFRILESEKLITVRRGSRGGARATRPDVSVAARYLGLLMQFDEVMLSDVFEARSMFEPLALRLLARRENREEAAQSLMLIIDELVPGIDARQRMDIWSRFYLELFNLAGNKTLQLLYGTLTEVVRHELLDAMVQEDDSSGNPNWKKTIIKAMNLVAEGRGDEAADYWMKQMLMLEAKVQQAHQRRTLIDATVAFA, encoded by the coding sequence ATGACCACTCCCGCGCCACCGCTGAGCCCTGCCGAACCTGTGCATGTGCCAAAGACCGCTGAGGTCGTGGCCCAGGCGATTCGCAATCAAATCGTGCGCGGAGAGATCGCCGAAGGCGCAGCCTTGCCAAGCGAAGCCGAGCTCATGGTGCACTTCGGTGTCTCCCGCCCTTCATTGCGCGAGGCCTTCCGGATTCTGGAATCAGAGAAGCTCATCACGGTTCGTCGAGGTTCCCGCGGCGGCGCCCGGGCAACGCGTCCCGATGTGTCTGTGGCGGCTCGTTATCTCGGTCTGCTCATGCAGTTCGACGAGGTCATGCTGAGCGATGTCTTCGAAGCTCGCTCCATGTTCGAGCCGCTCGCCCTACGCCTGCTCGCCAGGCGCGAGAATCGCGAAGAGGCCGCCCAATCGCTGATGCTCATCATCGATGAACTCGTCCCAGGCATCGATGCTCGCCAGCGAATGGACATCTGGTCACGCTTCTATCTCGAACTGTTCAATTTGGCGGGCAATAAGACCCTGCAACTGCTCTACGGCACGCTGACAGAAGTCGTCCGGCATGAACTCTTGGATGCAATGGTTCAAGAAGACGACAGCTCCGGCAATCCGAACTGGAAGAAGACCATCATCAAGGCTATGAATCTGGTAGCCGAAGGGCGGGGCGACGAAGCAGCCGATTACTGGATGAAGCAGATGCTCATGCTGGAGGCCAAGGTTCAACAGGCTCACCAACGCCGAACTCTGATCGATGCAACGGTGGCCTTCGCCTAG
- a CDS encoding alpha/beta hydrolase — MRTFLLIHGAWHGGWCWKPLTQLLEAAGYASEIVELPGDQPGRFIGDDAAIAFEAINGIEGDVIVVGHSLGGLVAPFVASHPRSCGLVMLAALLPEFDVSAAEQRERHPEIYTEAYRSAELIRHEDGSTEVPPHIGIDLMFNTCSPDMAELAASRLRRQYWETFGEPSPVWAWPDVPTLIVGCSEDRLTACEPMRAAAEKLQGAEYLELDCDHTPMLSAPESLADLLITFADRADLL, encoded by the coding sequence ATGCGCACCTTTCTGCTCATCCATGGCGCATGGCATGGTGGATGGTGCTGGAAGCCACTGACGCAATTGCTTGAGGCGGCTGGCTACGCCTCAGAAATTGTCGAACTTCCCGGAGACCAGCCCGGCAGATTCATTGGTGATGATGCGGCCATCGCATTCGAGGCCATCAACGGCATTGAAGGCGATGTCATCGTGGTCGGCCATTCCCTCGGCGGGCTGGTGGCGCCCTTTGTCGCCTCGCACCCTCGATCGTGCGGGCTGGTCATGCTTGCAGCGCTCTTGCCGGAGTTTGATGTCAGTGCAGCCGAGCAGCGCGAACGGCATCCTGAGATCTACACCGAGGCTTATCGCAGCGCTGAGTTGATTCGCCATGAGGATGGCAGCACGGAAGTCCCTCCCCACATTGGCATCGACCTCATGTTCAACACCTGCTCACCGGACATGGCCGAACTCGCAGCGAGCCGCCTACGCCGTCAGTACTGGGAGACCTTCGGCGAGCCTTCTCCTGTGTGGGCTTGGCCCGATGTTCCGACCTTGATTGTTGGGTGCTCTGAAGATCGACTCACCGCGTGTGAGCCAATGCGCGCGGCGGCGGAGAAGTTGCAGGGCGCGGAGTACCTGGAGCTGGATTGCGACCACACTCCGATGCTGTCTGCTCCAGAATCTCTGGCGGATTTGCTCATAACCTTCGCGGATCGCGCTGACTTGCTCTAA
- a CDS encoding enoyl-CoA hydratase codes for MADYKYVTYETFDDGRIARIMLNRLKTRNAQNRGLLVELDDAFLKAEADDQVRVVILGGVGPLFSSGHDLGSEDAIAERTPGPDQHPSLQINGGTRVGAENRMLQEWHYFFQNTLRWRNLRKITIAQVQGTTFAAGLMLVWACDLIVAADDAKFADVVGARLGMCGVEYFGHPWEFGPRRAKELLLTGDSVDAKEAFDLGMVSKIFPRGELEDSTLAYARRIAELPTMAALLIKESVNQTVDNMGFYNSLQACFTLHQLNHSHWAEIHDGYPAGLPEDGTPDWRSAPKVMPRQVDVANPHTLVEVQA; via the coding sequence ATGGCTGACTACAAGTACGTGACCTACGAGACTTTTGATGATGGTCGAATCGCGCGCATCATGCTGAATCGGCTCAAGACCCGCAACGCGCAGAATCGTGGACTGCTCGTTGAACTAGATGACGCCTTCTTGAAGGCGGAGGCCGATGACCAGGTGCGCGTTGTCATCCTTGGTGGAGTTGGCCCGCTGTTCTCCTCGGGCCACGATCTCGGCTCTGAGGACGCAATTGCCGAACGCACACCCGGCCCTGACCAGCACCCCAGCTTGCAGATCAATGGCGGCACCCGCGTTGGTGCTGAGAATCGGATGCTGCAGGAATGGCACTACTTCTTCCAGAACACCCTGCGCTGGCGCAACCTTCGCAAGATCACCATTGCTCAGGTGCAAGGCACGACTTTCGCAGCTGGCCTCATGCTCGTGTGGGCCTGCGATCTGATCGTGGCCGCTGATGACGCGAAGTTCGCCGACGTTGTCGGCGCTCGTCTGGGCATGTGTGGCGTCGAGTACTTCGGACATCCGTGGGAGTTCGGCCCGCGTCGTGCCAAGGAATTGTTACTCACGGGTGACTCTGTTGACGCCAAGGAAGCCTTTGATCTTGGCATGGTCAGCAAGATCTTCCCGCGCGGAGAACTTGAGGATTCGACTTTGGCCTACGCCCGTCGCATCGCCGAGCTGCCGACCATGGCTGCACTGCTGATCAAGGAGTCGGTCAATCAGACGGTCGACAACATGGGCTTCTACAACTCACTTCAAGCGTGCTTCACCTTGCACCAGTTGAATCACTCGCACTGGGCCGAGATCCACGACGGTTACCCCGCTGGGCTGCCAGAAGATGGAACACCGGATTGGCGTTCAGCGCCAAAGGTGATGCCGCGCCAGGTTGATGTGGCTAACCCACACACTCTTGTTGAAGTGCAGGCTTAG
- a CDS encoding aldo/keto reductase, translating to MSLPTRTLGSGSAALEVSAQGLGCMGMSFVYGTRDNEESTATLLRALELGVTFWDTADVYGPHHNEELIGEVLKTHRSEVTLATKFANHLVDGKMTITGDPAYVRQSCDASLKRLGIDTIDLYYYHRVDRRVPIEETWGALAELVAAGKVRYLGISEATPDVMRRAHAVHPMTAGQYEWSLFTRDIENNELLATARELGIGMVPYSPLGRGLLTGTIQSTDELVDSDWRRSNPRFQGEEMQANLKLVEQLSALAAARGVTPAQFALAWVQSQGSDVVPIPGTKRRKYLDENVAAATIQLTADELAAIDAIAPYGAAAGGRYAANAMPTVNP from the coding sequence ATGTCACTTCCCACGCGCACCCTTGGCTCTGGCAGTGCAGCACTCGAGGTATCCGCTCAAGGCCTTGGCTGCATGGGCATGAGCTTCGTCTACGGCACTCGCGACAACGAGGAGTCAACGGCCACCTTGCTGCGCGCACTCGAACTTGGCGTGACCTTCTGGGACACCGCGGACGTCTACGGCCCGCATCACAATGAAGAACTCATCGGCGAAGTGCTGAAAACTCATCGTTCGGAAGTGACGCTGGCAACGAAGTTCGCCAATCACCTGGTCGACGGCAAGATGACGATCACTGGAGATCCGGCGTATGTGCGCCAGAGCTGTGACGCCAGTCTGAAGCGTCTTGGCATCGACACGATCGACCTGTACTACTACCACCGAGTCGATCGCCGCGTGCCAATCGAAGAGACCTGGGGTGCATTGGCCGAGCTCGTCGCGGCTGGCAAGGTGCGCTACCTCGGCATCAGCGAAGCAACGCCGGATGTCATGCGGAGAGCACACGCTGTTCATCCCATGACAGCGGGCCAATATGAATGGTCGCTCTTCACGCGCGACATCGAGAACAATGAACTTCTCGCAACCGCGCGCGAACTGGGCATCGGGATGGTGCCCTACTCACCACTGGGTCGAGGACTCCTGACCGGCACCATCCAAAGCACCGATGAGCTCGTTGACAGTGACTGGCGCCGCAGCAATCCCCGATTCCAAGGCGAGGAGATGCAAGCCAACCTCAAGCTGGTCGAGCAACTCAGTGCGCTCGCCGCGGCTCGTGGAGTCACCCCAGCGCAGTTCGCCCTCGCCTGGGTGCAGTCACAAGGCTCCGATGTAGTGCCGATTCCTGGCACCAAGCGTCGCAAGTACCTCGATGAAAACGTCGCTGCCGCCACAATCCAACTCACGGCGGATGAACTGGCTGCAATCGACGCCATTGCGCCGTATGGTGCTGCAGCCGGTGGCCGCTACGCCGCAAATGCCATGCCAACTGTCAATCCGTGA
- a CDS encoding dienelactone hydrolase family protein, producing MTAPLTIRKPEGTPKGGVIVIMEAFGVTDHIVDVCQRLADAGYLAVAPDLFHRKGENVIVAYDDIPTAIEVMQSVTPAGAAEDVDDAANYLVSEGLLLNQIGIVGFCMGGTVSYHSAVRLPLGAAVTFYGGGIAAPRMGYESFIDEVPKLQTPWLGLFGDLDRGIPVADLEELRIAGGKVATELEIVRFADADHGFHCPDRPAVFHQESSDAAWKLAVAWFDSHLV from the coding sequence TTGACTGCACCGCTGACCATCCGCAAGCCAGAAGGCACCCCCAAGGGTGGCGTCATCGTCATCATGGAGGCCTTCGGCGTCACCGACCACATCGTCGACGTGTGCCAGCGCCTGGCCGACGCCGGCTACCTCGCTGTTGCGCCGGACTTGTTCCATCGAAAAGGAGAGAACGTCATCGTGGCGTACGACGACATCCCTACAGCGATCGAGGTCATGCAGAGTGTGACGCCTGCAGGCGCAGCTGAGGATGTCGATGACGCAGCGAACTACCTTGTATCCGAGGGACTGCTCCTGAACCAGATCGGCATCGTCGGCTTCTGCATGGGTGGCACGGTCTCGTATCACTCCGCAGTGCGACTCCCCTTGGGTGCTGCCGTCACCTTCTATGGCGGCGGGATTGCGGCCCCCCGGATGGGATACGAATCCTTCATTGACGAGGTGCCCAAACTGCAGACCCCATGGCTCGGGCTCTTCGGTGATCTGGATCGCGGGATCCCTGTCGCCGATCTTGAGGAGCTGCGCATTGCGGGCGGCAAGGTTGCGACCGAACTCGAGATTGTGCGCTTCGCCGACGCCGATCATGGCTTCCACTGCCCCGACCGTCCAGCCGTGTTCCACCAGGAGTCGTCTGATGCAGCGTGGAAGCTGGCTGTCGCCTGGTTCGACTCGCACCTGGTCTAG
- a CDS encoding NAD-dependent succinate-semialdehyde dehydrogenase — protein sequence MLFIGGEWTESSTGTFFDSTDPATGEVLGQAADGTAADMKRAIAAAQEAFPAWAAKTAYERAAILMKAFALMNAKRDELATLMTKEQGKPIRMARTEVGYAADFLSWFAEEAKRVYGHTIPSSRADHRFMVLQQPVGVAAAITPWNYPISMLTRKIGPALAAGCTIVVKPAEQTPLCAIATIKILEEAGVPAGVVNLVTTNDPVSVGEEILTNPAVRKISFTGSTEVGKLIASKAAATMKRVSMELGGHAPFIVFADADPVNAAKGAAALKSLNTGQACISQNRLFVHKSIAAEFTKVLTERMASFPAGHGLDDKVTVGPLIDQHALDKMQRQVDDAVAKGATVATGGKRLTENGLDKGLFWAPTVLTNVTEDMLIYREETFGPMVPVIEFDDDDDVVAMANDTPYGLAAYVYTPNLSKAWRTAEALNFGMIGVNDINPTSAAVPFGGMKESGLGREGAREGILEYLDSKVLGIAL from the coding sequence ATGCTATTCATCGGTGGCGAGTGGACTGAAAGTTCCACGGGGACATTCTTTGATTCCACAGATCCGGCAACCGGTGAGGTTCTTGGCCAGGCCGCCGACGGCACCGCTGCGGACATGAAGCGGGCAATTGCCGCTGCGCAAGAGGCCTTCCCAGCGTGGGCCGCCAAGACGGCCTACGAGCGCGCGGCCATCCTCATGAAGGCCTTCGCGTTGATGAATGCCAAGCGAGATGAGCTCGCTACCTTGATGACCAAGGAGCAGGGCAAGCCGATCCGGATGGCCCGCACCGAAGTGGGCTATGCCGCCGACTTCCTGTCATGGTTTGCCGAAGAAGCCAAGCGGGTCTATGGGCACACCATTCCCTCCTCGCGTGCAGATCACCGTTTCATGGTGTTACAGCAGCCAGTGGGGGTCGCGGCAGCCATCACCCCTTGGAACTACCCGATCTCGATGCTGACCCGCAAGATCGGACCAGCGCTGGCCGCTGGTTGCACCATCGTGGTGAAGCCAGCTGAGCAAACTCCATTGTGTGCAATTGCCACGATTAAGATTCTTGAAGAGGCTGGCGTGCCTGCCGGTGTGGTCAATCTCGTGACGACAAATGATCCGGTCAGCGTTGGCGAAGAGATCCTCACCAATCCTGCTGTGCGCAAGATCAGCTTCACCGGGTCAACCGAGGTTGGCAAGCTCATTGCTTCGAAAGCTGCAGCGACGATGAAGCGAGTGTCCATGGAGCTCGGCGGGCACGCTCCGTTCATCGTGTTCGCGGATGCTGATCCTGTCAATGCGGCCAAGGGCGCGGCAGCGCTGAAGTCACTGAATACCGGACAGGCATGCATCTCGCAGAACCGCTTGTTCGTGCACAAGTCGATAGCAGCTGAATTCACCAAGGTGCTCACCGAGCGCATGGCGTCATTTCCCGCGGGCCACGGTCTTGATGACAAGGTCACTGTTGGCCCCCTGATCGATCAGCATGCTCTGGACAAGATGCAGCGCCAGGTCGACGACGCAGTGGCCAAGGGGGCCACTGTTGCTACCGGCGGAAAGCGGCTTACTGAAAACGGCTTGGATAAAGGCCTTTTCTGGGCACCAACAGTGCTGACCAATGTCACCGAAGACATGTTGATCTATCGCGAAGAGACCTTCGGACCGATGGTTCCTGTCATCGAGTTTGATGACGATGATGATGTCGTGGCGATGGCCAATGACACGCCCTACGGCTTGGCTGCTTACGTGTACACACCGAATTTGAGCAAGGCTTGGAGGACGGCCGAGGCATTGAACTTCGGAATGATCGGAGTCAACGACATCAATCCCACGTCTGCCGCGGTGCCCTTCGGCGGCATGAAGGAAAGCGGTCTTGGTCGCGAGGGGGCCCGTGAGGGCATCTTGGAGTATCTCGATTCGAAGGTGCTCGGTATCGCTCTGTGA
- a CDS encoding SDR family NAD(P)-dependent oxidoreductase has product MQIQGISACVTGAGSGLGLATAKMLSGRGANVVLIDLPSSAGAAEALAIGSTATFVAADVRDEAQVAAALDAAELMGPLRLLVNCAGIATPNRVLRKGAATPLEDFERVVSINLIGTFNMVRLATERMVKIEPEGEERGVIINTASVAAFDGQVGQAAYAASKAGVAGMTLPLARDLAQFLIRVMTIAPGTFETPMLAGLPEEARKSLGDQVPHPSRLGKPSEYAALVEHIIDNPMLNGETIRLDGSIRMAPR; this is encoded by the coding sequence ATGCAAATCCAAGGCATTAGCGCCTGCGTCACCGGTGCGGGTTCAGGACTTGGGCTGGCCACAGCGAAGATGCTCAGCGGCCGCGGTGCCAATGTCGTGTTGATCGACCTGCCCTCATCCGCCGGCGCAGCCGAGGCACTCGCAATTGGCTCCACCGCAACCTTCGTTGCTGCAGATGTGCGTGACGAGGCACAAGTGGCAGCGGCTCTGGATGCTGCCGAATTGATGGGACCATTACGACTGCTCGTGAACTGCGCTGGAATCGCCACGCCGAATCGCGTGCTGCGCAAAGGCGCTGCGACTCCACTTGAGGATTTCGAACGAGTGGTATCGATCAATCTGATCGGCACCTTCAATATGGTCCGCCTGGCCACCGAGCGCATGGTCAAGATCGAGCCCGAAGGCGAAGAACGAGGCGTCATCATCAACACGGCTTCCGTTGCTGCCTTCGATGGTCAAGTCGGCCAGGCTGCATACGCCGCATCGAAGGCTGGGGTGGCCGGGATGACTCTGCCGCTGGCTCGAGATCTCGCGCAGTTCCTCATTCGCGTAATGACCATTGCTCCGGGAACCTTCGAGACGCCGATGCTCGCAGGGCTTCCCGAAGAAGCACGCAAGTCGCTTGGCGACCAGGTGCCCCATCCCAGCCGTCTGGGCAAGCCGTCGGAGTACGCGGCATTGGTGGAGCACATCATCGACAACCCGATGCTCAACGGCGAGACCATTCGCCTGGATGGCTCCATCCGCATGGCACCTCGCTGA